The genomic segment CAGCAAATGCTGGAGTAGCTAAAGGTACGGTGTACTATTATTTTAAAAGTAAGGATGAGGTTTTTAAATACATAATTACAGAGGGAGTAAGCTTACTTAGACAACAAATAGAAAAAATTACTACAGGGAAGGGAGACTATACCTGTAAATTAAGAGAACTAACCAAGGATCAGTTAAAATTGGCATATGAAAATAGGGATTTATTTAAGGTTATAATGAGTCAAGCATGGGGCGGGAAAATAAGACATTCTGAACTTAGAGGAATGCTAAAGGCGTATATGGAAGATATTGAAAAATTCTTAGCAAGTGCTATGGCTGAGGGAGCTATAAAAAAATGTGAATCCTCTTTTTTAACATATATGTATTTTGGAAACTTAGTATCAGTAGCCGTTTATAATGTTATTAAAAATGATAGTATGAAATTAGATGAAATTACAGATAATTTTATGGAGCACCTACTAAATGGAATAAAGTAAAAATACACAGTAAGATAATTCTAGATAATAGGATATCTTACTGTTTTTTATTTCAAATGAAATTATAAAATTAATGAGCACGTTTACTTCTTTTGTTAACAAAAAATACATTGACTTTATGAAAAAAAAATGTAAAATATACATATATGACTGACTAGTCAGTTCATAAATTAATGTTGTTAAAACTGTTGTAGAAAATAATTATATATATAAAGGATGAGGTGATAACATGAACTTTTTAAAGGTAGCTTGGAGAGATATCTCAAGTATATTTAAAAATAGATTCATACGAGTATCGGTAGTAGCAATTATTATAGTTCCACTTTTGTATAGTTTACTTTATCTTGATGCTTTTTGGGATCCATATGCTAGAATTAAGGATATGCCAGTGGCTGTGGTAAACCAAGATAGAGGAAGCTTAAAGGACGGAAAAAAAGTTAACTACGGTCAAGATTTAGTAAATAATCTTAAAGATAAGGAAGCAGTAGGCTGGAGGTTTGTTACAAAAGAGCAAGCTGAAGATGGAGTCAAGGGAAAGGATTATTATGCCATGTTCGTAATTCCTGAAGATTTTTCGCAAAATGCTTTAAGTTCGACTAAAGGTAAACCAGAACAGGCTACTATATTATATAGTGCAAATGAAAAGAGAAATTTTTTAGCAGCACAAATCAATGGTAAAGTTTTAGATCAGCTTAAATCAGAACTAACCAAAAGTATGTCAAAAGAATACGCAACAGCAGTGTTTGATAGTTTATATGAACTTAAAGATGGTATGAAAAAAGCTTCTGATGGAAGCAAAAAACTCGCTGACGGTGTAGTTACCGCAAAAGATGGTACGCACCAGTTAAAAGATGGAACTGGGAAACTTAAAAGCAATGTTCCACAAATGATGGATGGAGTAGGGAAATTACTAGTGGGTTCTAATACATTAACTAGTAAGCTAGGGGAGCTTAAAGCTCAAGTGCCTACAATGGTAAGTGGGGTAAATCAGCTTCATGGTGGTGCAGACCAATTGAATAATGGATTATCAGAGCTTAACAACCAAGTACCAACTATGGGAACAGGGGTACAAAAACTTCATGGTGGTGCAGTCCAATTGAATAATGGATTATTG from the Clostridium sp. CM027 genome contains:
- a CDS encoding TetR/AcrR family transcriptional regulator — its product is MNKTKRAIFQSAIKTFSTNGYDGATMDEISANAGVAKGTVYYYFKSKDEVFKYIITEGVSLLRQQIEKITTGKGDYTCKLRELTKDQLKLAYENRDLFKVIMSQAWGGKIRHSELRGMLKAYMEDIEKFLASAMAEGAIKKCESSFLTYMYFGNLVSVAVYNVIKNDSMKLDEITDNFMEHLLNGIK